The Candidatus Margulisiibacteriota bacterium genome segment AGCAGGCCGGCGTTGGCGGGCAGCCCTTTGGCCAGCTTGTCCTTGTAAGAATGGCAGCGCTCGAGCAGACTGACCGGCGTGACATTGCTCAAATACCAGGTCAACTCGTTGATCTCCGGCACGGTGGACTGCACCCAGAAAACCGCTTTTTCCGGATCAATGCCCAGCGCCAAAAAATCCAGCGCGGCTTTGCGCGTATTGGCGCGCAGCTCGTCGCCGCGGTTGAGCGAAGTCATGGCGTGCAGATCGGCGATAAAACAAAACAATTCAGACCCGTCCTGCAATTCCACCATCTGCCGCATCATGCCCAGATAATTGCCGATGTGCAAAATGCCGGAAGGCTGTATTCCTGATAAAACGCGCATGATTTTAAATTATATATTAATTTGCGCTGTTCAACAAACTTCTGGAATCACGGCTGGAAAACTTAGTCAATAAGCGCCGTTTCCGCGTCATAAACATTTTCCTGCCAGTCGGCTTTGATTGCGCCAAGTGTGGTGGGGTAAAAACTGCCAAGAATTTTATTGTTTTGATAGAAGGTTTCCTGCAAGCTAAGAATAAAATTCTGTGGAATAGCTCGCCGTGTTCTGGCGACATTGATCCAGCCGACAGCGGTGTCATTGGTGGTTTTTCTGACTACTTTGCCGAAACTGTCTTGAAATAACAATTTTAGCTGCTCAAAGTAATTATTGGTATCCAGCGGTACTACCAGATAAAAAAGGCAACCTTCGCCGCCAAAGGGACCTGTGACTGTCAATTGATTCTGCCTGACTTTTTTCCAGAGGTTTTCTAACGTGTAAAACCTGGTGTCAGTTAAATGGCGGCCAAGAGGATAAATGCCGATGGAATAAAGGTCTGGCGTTATCTCATAATAATCATCCCAAATACCGTGGTAATGGTATTGAGCAAAGTCTTGATAGATGGCGGAACGCAGATATTGAGGCACCATAATATTGGCCCCGTAGTCAATGTGCGGCGTAAACACCTGAGATTTTCCCGTAGTATTCAGGGAAGCTAATAATTGCTGATGGGTTTTCTGGAATTGCTCTAAATAATGACCATTCAAATCAAAAGAATGGTTTGCTTTAGAAGCCCCATTTGTATAATTGGCCACAGACGTATTGGAATAAAACTGTGAATTGCCCAGGAAGTCCGCCGGCTTATTAAATATAAAACCAATAGACAGGTTTTGATGTTTTTTGTTTTGCACTACTTGACCGCTAGCTGCAATGAAAAACACAGCGTTATTTTTTCTTTGCTGGGCGCCTTGGGCAATAATTGTTAATTTGGGATACAGGGTTTTGAGCGTAAACAAGGCCGTCTCAAACTCATTTT includes the following:
- a CDS encoding radical SAM protein is translated as MFLKTISGLNCIVEKVPDNATVLRTFATTDGTKYWIELPTGAQSLSSSFENSLNELENSRLQEARQTLAKFNNIWSIVLLVTDKCNANCQICLRYRDASPELQFSEMQKIVDALQRFDVKRISFTGGEPLLNPNLVELIKYAHQAGLLTSLSTNGTLVSKEFIDSVNGSLDEIIIPFDGSISEIFLKLAPYGTSEHIKHLKTLFRYIEEKSTISLKPITVASQLNLSDLPSIGQTLSSQGVKLWKIDEYYAVNENAGATDFHQLAENEFETALFTLKTLYPKLTIIAQGAQQRKNNAVFFIAASGQVVQNKKHQNLSIGFIFNKPADFLGNSQFYSNTSVANYTNGASKANHSFDLNGHYLEQFQKTHQQLLASLNTTGKSQVFTPHIDYGANIMVPQYLRSAIYQDFAQYHYHGIWDDYYEITPDLYSIGIYPLGRHLTDTRFYTLENLWKKVRQNQLTVTGPFGGEGCLFYLVVPLDTNNYFEQLKLLFQDSFGKVVRKTTNDTAVGWINVARTRRAIPQNFILSLQETFYQNNKILGSFYPTTLGAIKADWQENVYDAETALID